GGTCCCTTTCCTTCTTACAAGCTCCCCATCCGGCCCTTCTGCCTTTCCATCCAGACAGTCACAAGTACCTGACAGGGCAGAGCAGCTGGTGACTCTTCTTAGTCACCCTGGGTGAGGGATTGTTAGctgagcctccctccctcctctttccagcCCCAGGGGGAAACTACAGCTTTTCTCTCAAAGAGCCAGTCCGGCCACAATTCAGGGTGCCGGCGGTGGAGACGATCCAGAGACCCAGGTCCAGAAGACCGGGCCCACGTCTCTTAAGGATGCTGCCATCAGACCCTGACAAAGGTAAATTCTCACAACCAGAAGCCATGGAGAGGCTGCATGAGAACTTACCATGTGGAACCTCAAGCCACATGGTGCTGTGCTGTGCAGGTTACATCTCCGCAGTTTCCAAGCGACTGCTAAGAAGTGACCGTGCACAGCTTCACCGCATGGCTGGAGGTTACAACCCACTTcccaatgcatttatttatttttatattttcaacttatctcctccccccacccaagtggGCTTGGGCGGCTACAATCCCTCTGACTATTTGTATGCCATATCAGATCTTCAACACCATGTTAAGAAAAAGAAATAGGCAGCCCTGTTTGTATACAGCAAAAACCCAAagcaaaagccatgtaataccttCTCTTAAGACCAACTGAAATAGCACAACTGAGTCTTTAAATCCTCCAAAATTCCTCATCAGCCTGGAtgttaaaaaagggggaggggggatgacagACAGCCTCCCCTATAAAACTCTTTGCTGTCTTCAGTGGGTCGGGGTGTGGCTGGTCAGTATCAGGTTGCACCTTTGATATGCCAGGAACAAGAAGCAAAAAttggagcccctccccagtgGAAAATGTATAAGAGCCATGTGCCTCTTGGGGTACCCTGCCTCTGAACAGGTTTCGTGGCAAACAGGCATTGACAGGCCTGATCTCCCTGCCTTGGCATACCTTGGAAAGCTGTTTGTCTGAGCAACCCATAGATATACACCTGGCTGGCATCTGGAGATGCCACTAAGGGCACTTAGGAACCAGGGAATGCTTCTTTCCTTGTCAAGTTAAACATTCAGCTGGACCACCTGCCACAGAGCCCTGGAGCTAGAAGAGGCCTTCTTGGCCCTTCAAACTCAGTGCAGGAAATGCAAAGTTAGAGTGTTCATGACCAATGGCTGCCCAGCCTCTAGCTGAAGACCTCCAGGGAGGGGCAGCCACCTCACTCCCAAAGATAATTGGCTCTGCTACGGAACTGTTCTCAAGACTAGAAAATTTCTCCTTACATTCAACCAACATCCACCCTTCtgtgacttgtgtgtgtgtaaagtgctttcaagttataaatgactgatggcaaccccttatggggttttcaaggcaagagactaacagaggtggtttgcccgtgcctttctctgcatagcaacccttggtggtctcccatccaaatactaaccagggctgaccctgcttagtttccgagatctgacaagatcgggctataccatgctgccttccctccccttctgtgACTTAAGTGCATCCaatctagccctgacctggatagccccaggctagcgtgatctcgtcagctctcaaaagctaagcagggtcagccttggttagtatttgggtgggcaacctccaaggaacacctggGTCAtggcgtggaggcaggcaatggcaaaccacctccagacgtctcttgccttgaaaacgacagagtcgctataagtcagctgtgacttgatggcacaaaacaaATTTAGTCTTCTTTCCTGAAGCATTAGAGAACAAGCCTCTGCCCTATTGCCTGGGACAGCCCCTTCAGGTATTTAAAAGGCACGGCCATGTTGCCTCCTGTGTCTTCTCTTCCCCAGGCCAAGCATACCAAGTTCTTCCAACCCTTCTTCAGAGGACTCATTTGCCAAACACCCCAACATCTTTGCCACCCTCTCTTCAAGCGTTGCATCCACATccggacacagtattccaaatggtcTGATTAGTATGCAGCAGAGTATAACTATTACTTCCAAGCAAGTGTCCTAGCAGTTAAAAGAATGTGCCCTGGAAATGGCCTCTGGATGACAGCCTGCTACATAACGGAAGAGGTATATCATCAGCCCGGGATAGAGCCTCCGTTGCCATGGGGAGCCTGCAGTCTGGCAAAGAAAAGGCAGTAAGGGGCTAATGTTTGGTCTGCGTCCCAAGGAGCTGCGCTTTGCAAAGGGTGCCTAACCTGGAAAGAAGGGAGGCCCAGATGGAAGCAGCCATCCCTCACTAGAATCAGCCTCCTACACAGCTGTGGGTTGCCTGCTCCTGCTCggctaattcctggagatttgggagcaatgcctggggaggaagctcagcaaggatgcgatgccatagagttttgctctccgaagctgccatttcctccagggaagctgCTCTATATaacctagagatcagctgtaattctacgAAGGTAGTTTCTGAGGGCTGCTGTGTTAGCCTGCAGTAGAAAAGTTAGATTTGattccagtaggaccttagagaccaacaagattttcaggcttTTGAAGGTCATGGTGAAGggatctgatgaaggaagctttgactctggaaagcttataccctgcgaagcttgtaggtctctaagatgccactggactcaaatctagctgtcccACCTGGAGATGGGTAACCCTGGTTGGAGACATCTGTGTGGGGAAGATAATAaaggtggaggggggaagggagtctGTATCTGCTTGAAGTTGACAACTCTTATCcaaaccaaaataaaaacaaagcaaccaCCCTCCCCTATCTTTTGCACAGAAAGGAAGGGGCCCTCCTCCCCTATACGACACACCAACCCAAATCAGTAGCCCTTCTGGTTCACACACTTGGGGAAAGTGTGAGATGCCAGGATGCAGCTGGCACTGCCCAGTCCACATGGGCACACAGGCAGCACTTGCTTCCTCGGGAGACCAGCGTGGCATTGGCCGCCTCGGAAGAAACGGAAGACAGCTGCCAAAGAAGGAGGAAGGCTTTGTCACACTGCTCTCCTTTGCTGTTGTTTTGGCTACGGGCAAGGCCAGCGCCCGCCTTGTACTGACACAACATAAGCACATACTGGAATGCACCTTGTGTGCCAGCCCCTCCCAGGGCCTTATGTAAGGCCAGAAAGGGTTGGTTCTCTCGCTTTCAACAGCCTGTTGCAGCGCCCGCTTGCCTCTTGGCACCGCCCCCTCCAGCCGGCATCCACAGGGCTTGTGCTGCACATGTGGAGACACACGTGCGCCAGCTACTAGAGGGGGCGTGTGGGCAGGCATGCACGCCACTGCCTATGCACGACACGTGGGCATTAGTGTGAAACCCTCGTTGCCAACATCCCGGTGGGAAGGTGACTGCAGGTGTGTATATTGCATTCTGGGCAGCAGAGAGAGAAGGCTGCAGGTTTGCAAGCAGGCAGGTGCCAAGGGCTCCATGGCGAGTGTGCAGACATGTGCCTGTTTGGCCGAACGCCACCACTGGAGGCTTCCCACTCAGATTCCTCAAGAGACGCCCGACCAGCAATTCCCATGCAGGCTCTGCTGCAGAACAAACAGGTCAAAAGGCTCTACtggagagaggcgaggaaccctCCTCTACAGCCTTCCTGCAGCCCTTCTCATAACCCTTAGGATTGCCTACAACCTGAGGGCAGAGGGGAGAGAATGGCTTGCCTCTTTATCAGAGGCTTAATATGGGCAGGCTAAGTATCACTAGCtgataaataacattccatcacgcctctgttaaaggggcagggcgcTTTTTGTCCAGGCCCTTGGCAAAGGTGGTTCCCCTCAGATCCCCATAGCAGCAACAAAACGAGTTCCTCTTTTCTGAGAAAGAAGAACTTAGCTGTGCGCCTGCTCTGCTGAAGGAAGCCTCCCTTGCAGGGAGGATGGAACTCTCCCTAAAACGATAAGTGGGGGATACCTGTCAACCACAGGGATCCTGCAGAGCCACCGAGGTCCTCCTTGTTCTGCAGCACTGAACgctgaaacacccccccccacacacacacacatacaacatttCCACAACAAGGACACCAGCACCACAAGCCCATTGCCAAGACAAGCCTTGCGATATTtccctgcacccccccccaatagacTCCCCAAGCTGAAGATGACTTCCCAGCTTCCAGCGCAGCCTCTCCAAGGGCAGTTACCACTGCTGCCAGGATGCCCTAAAATTGGCACAGGCACTTCCACAAAGATGGGCATTGCACCCAAGGGAAAACTGTATCGGCCAATTCTGCTGTGGGGGCTGGCCATGAGGTCTACAGGGGCCACTCCAGGACAGGAGGGCTCCAGACCCGGCCCGGCAGCCCAAAGCAATGGTTCAGAAAGCCCAAGCACAGCAGCCCACCCTCACTATCCTTGCAGATCTGGGTTCTGCAGCCCCCCCACTAAAAGGTCTGGccgatagaatcatagaatgatagagctggaagggaccgccagggccatctagtccaaccccctgcacaatgcaggaaattcacaactactttccccgcaccccccctactccatgcccagaaggtggccaagacgccctccctctcatggtctgcctaaggtcatagcatcagccTCGCCGACAGAATCCTGCCCCTCAACTTGAAGGCAAGAGGCGGGCCCCGTCCCCAGGTCCCCCTCCCCAGGTCCCCCTCTAGCTGCCGCCGCCCTGTCGGGGCTCAGCGGTGAGGCCTGGCCCTAAGGGGCCTGATCCCGAGCGGCGCCCGCCCAGGCCCACCCACctgtggaagaagaggagaatggAGAGCAGGGTCTGGTCGATGTTGCGGTTGCAGATGCCCTGGTTGAAGAGGTAGCAGGGGTCGCGCACCACGGGCTCCAGGGAGTCCTGGCGCATGATGCGGCTCAGCTTGTCGGCGTTGAGGTTCTGGCAGACGAGCTGCTGGCGCAGCTGCTGGAAGGGGCTGGCCGCCGGGCTGCCCAGGTTGGCGCGGCAGCCCAGGGGCCCCTCCTCCAGGCCGCCGCGGTGGGCCAGCTCgaggcagcagctgcagcagtccAGCCCCACCGGCGAGCGGCACTCCCCCGGCGAAGGGGGCGAGGACATCCCGCCGCCGCCCGAGCGCGGATCGCCGGGCCGCCGGAGCCCCGGGGGCGCGGCGCTGGGGGCCCTCTCcggccgcgcccggcctccggGGCTGCGCCTGGGCTCGGGATCCAGGAAGCGCCTGGCCCtggcggcggctgctgcggctGCCCTCCCTCCGGCCCGCTCGCCAGCGGACTCTCGCCCGCCCCGCCCCGGCTGCCTGGCCCCGCCGTCCTCGCCCGTCGAAGCCcggggccgccgccgctgcctcTGTGGTCGCGCCGGGGCTCCTCTCCGGACGGCTCGAGCGCGGCGGCTCCGCGTCCCTTCCCTTGGCTCTCCCGGCCCGCCCCTTTCCCCCGACTCCAGCCCCGATTGGCAAAGCCGTTCCCGGCCCGGCCCCAGAGCCCTCCCTCGGGCCGCGCCCGGGTCTCCGGCCCCCCCAGCCCCGCCGGGCTGGCACGCCGAGCCGAGCCTGCCGGCTCCGACGCCCTGCCCGGCCCTGCCACCTCTCCACGCCCGCCGCCCTCCAAGAGCGGCCTGCCGGGCAGGTCTCCAGCCGGCCGAGCTTGCCCCAGCAAGGCCAGCTGGAGCTGGGGAGAGCTGGACCTGCTGGGTGTCTGCCTGGCAGGCAGGCGTTCGAGGCAGGGAGCTTcctccaatggtgaagggcactttggtgggtgggtgggaatggcGCACTACGGGCCTCTGTTTTTTAAAGAATCGATAGTAACCATTAATGTACTAGTTCTGGTCGTAACAGTGCGTTGTACATACttttctgtattgtttgttttttcttttttgtattatacacatatttttttcttttttatgtttttttttgtattctttattaaaaaatcaataaaaatttatatatatatatatataaaaggtagggagcttccctgctccctcttccTTTCTCGGCAGAAGCCTCGGAGAATGAAAGGCAAGTCCTTGCTTGTCCCTGCTGGCCGAGAGAGGACGGAGGAGCGCGCGGGTGCGTCGGGAGGGGGgtctgcccccctgccccccaagagTTAGGCAGCTTGCCTCGCcacttatttattttgtttgttagaTTGCAAGCAGACACCGGGGGCTCTGAAGAGCAGGCTTGGAGGCGTCGGTTATGTCTTGGCCTGGgcagaaccccccacccccaatggatTATAGGATTGGGATGTtttgaccccccctcccaaaataatTCCCCTGCCCCTCGCTGCCtagcctctctctctttccacttagccgagaattggggggggggtatatgtGCGTGCGCGCGTGTTGACAGTTCCTAGCCCCCGGTGCCCTGGGAGGCGTCAAATGAAAGTGAAAGGAAACCTGAAGGCGGAAAAAGCCCCCGAGGGCGTTTGATGCCGCTGCCCAAAGCGACTTGCTGGAGCCTCCCGCCTCCCCTCGTGCAGAACTCTGCCAGGGAATCGCCTTCGCGGCCGGGACTGATGGGCCGCGCCTTTTGCCAGCTGGCCCGCTGCCAGCCGCTGACACCCGCCGCTGAACCTCTGCTGCGCCGGGCAGGGGGCCAAGGGAACCCTTTCCCGGCCAAACGTGGGCGGCGGCTGCCACCTGGCGGATGGGCAGGAAGGGGCTCGGCGGCCCCTGCCAGCCTAAACAGATCTTTCGCTTAGCCACACTTAATCAAATGCGCTAACAgcgcataggactgcactgcaggTGTGTCAAAATGGGGACTATCCCTGGAAATGCAAAAGGAAATGCAAAAATGCAAGAGAGGCACAAGGGCCTTGGCAACGGTAGTAATAGGTGATCACACCGTCTTATTAGATTTGCTCATTTGACCCCTTAAAGGAAACATTCTTCTGATTGAGCCCTAATTGAACTTCTTCAGATTTCCTGCTCAGTCCCTTGTTTCACCCGGGGCCTCCTTTTAAAGTTTTGCCGTTATTGTAGAATGGTGACTTTCAAGGCAACAGCAGAGGATTCTGAAGTTTCTTCTACTGGTTTCTAAATgttttgttgtttatttacaACTTTTGTAagttacctttccaccaaaaaggACCCCCAAAAGTGGCTTATGGACAGTTTAATAAAGCACACTCCTTAAACATAGCCTAACTTGTAACTGCTTGCCAGAAATGTTCATCCACCCCACTGACAAAACAGAATGTCTGCAAACCATGTCCATTCTACAGAAAGCCCTCTAACAAAGTATAGTTCGGCAGGACAGTCAAATTATTAACAGAGGAGGCATCCCCATCACCTCCTCTGGCTCTGGCAGGCTATGCCCCAGTGTTGGGGCTACCACTGAGAAGGCTGAGGACGATCTTACTTCctatggtggtgtagtggttaagagcagtggtttggagcagtggactctgatctggagaaccaggttggattccccactcctccacatgagcagcagacactaatttggtgaactggatttgtttccccactcctacacatgaagccagctgggtgaccttgggcaagttacagctctcttagagctctctcagcctcacctacctcacagggtctctgttgtggggaggggatggaaaggtgattgtaagccggtttgagtctaacttaaatggtacagaaaatcagcatataaaaaccaactcctcctcctcttcctcctcctcttcttcctcttcttcttctgtgggagGGGAGACCATTACTTTTTGTAGGATGTTTAGAATGTAGCAAGCTTGTTTTGACGCAGACAGGATGCAAGACCACCCCCGCCACCTTCACAGGCCTGCCAGATGCAAACAGTTGTGCCAAGATGGGAACAGAAGACAcccaatagagaaaaggggaaCGAGACGCTGACCTTTCAGTGCCTTTTATTGGCTCTTGTGTGGGATTTTGAACACTCAGCTAGAGCTGAGCAGCTACAGTCCCCAAGCATTTTAGAAAGCATTTGAGTGGGAGTCTACatggacccaacaagagatgggttgactcaataaaggaagccacagccctcaattttcaagacctgagcaaggctgtcaaagataggacattttggaggactttgattcatagggtcgccatgagtcaaaagcgacttgacggcacttaacacacacactacatGGAAAGCCTGGCAAAGTCCAACAAGGCAAGCACGGAACAGGCACACATCTCTTCAAGGGAGTGCAGAAGGGGACTCTGGTGAGGTCAAGGTGCGTCGTGAGCGTCTCAGCGGCTCTGCAATTCAAAGGCAACAAGGTTGACTGGACAGGTTTGCTAGCAGTTATCCCTAACTCCACTTGCAGCGGGGatgcccttctcttccccttcctatTAATTTCATTGGGACTTGAGCAGGAAATAGTCCCTGCCAAATGTGTCCTCAGGGCTGAATGTGCAGCAGGGCCTTTGGTTTGTCTTGTACAGCTGGGATTTCAATGTATTAAACTACTCCTTGTCAAGGAAAAGGTTACATTGGTTATCCTTACCTGCTGAGGCTTTTTCCATCGCAGCTACGCTGAATGAAAGTTTTAATTAATTTGCTTAGGGAGCATGACGGTTCATGGGCTCTGAAAATAATGCAAAAGGCAGCAGGGATCGCAAGGGGAGGCTGAGCCACGTGACCACATCTTGCTTCTCTTCCCCCAGGAACACTTACACACTTCCCAGCCGGCTCATTTTAGATCCCCACACCTTGCTTCTCTGTAACTCAGCATGCACCCCCCGACCCCCCTTCCTCATTTTAGACTTCCTCAGAATCACTAATCTGAGT
This window of the Euleptes europaea isolate rEulEur1 chromosome 13, rEulEur1.hap1, whole genome shotgun sequence genome carries:
- the TSC22D3 gene encoding TSC22 domain family protein 3 isoform X1 — its product is MSSPPSPGECRSPVGLDCCSCCLELAHRGGLEEGPLGCRANLGSPAASPFQQLRQQLVCQNLNADKLSRIMRQDSLEPVVRDPCYLFNQGICNRNIDQTLLSILLFFHSASGASVVAIDNKIEQAMDLVKNHLMYAVREEVEVLKEQIKELVEKNSQLERENSLLKNLASPEQLQKFQSRLPLEVPSPAPEKQSRGAAAPAQHTGGSAV